From the bacterium genome, the window TAATTTTTCTCTTCTTTTTTTATCGGAGAATCAATAAAATTTCTTAAGGTCCCGATATTTGTTTTTTAAGAATAAAAAAGCATCCATGCAAGCTTGAATATGGTTAATTTGTGCTTTTAAGCTTCTTGAAGAACATTCCTGTAAATGAAGATTAGTCTTTAAATCTCTGAAAATTGTCTCAATAACCCAACGTTTTCGGTATATATTCCAGCCTGAATGACTTTTAATGTTGCAATTTAGATTTGTCATTACGTATCTGTTGTAGTGTTTGACAATCTGTACTTGATGATAAATCCCTCTTGCCTTACCATACAAACTTTTTCCACCGAAAAATTTATGTGTTTGAATTTGCTGTTTTTCAAATATTTTATTCGATTTGCATATTGTTAAATACTTCCACCCCAATGAATTGATAAGATTTACACTTTTACAAGCCATATATCCACAGTCAAACAGAACTATTTTAGGCTTTAAGCCTTTGCTGTGAAATTCAATAAGTTTTTCTCTAATTACTTCATTCTTTGTCCCCATTTCTTTTTGCCAGATAATATCTGCCAGATTGTATATTTGGTTACCATATATGTATATTATTTTAATTAAAGTGTAACCTTTTATTGCCTTTCCAAGTGATGAACACCATACATATCTAACACCTTCAATATTTTTAGCAAACAATTTGCTTATTGAGGTGTCATCATAGATTAAAGTACCGTTTGGAGGCAGGCTATTTATATCTATTTCTTGATTTGTATCTGCTTTTGACAAAAATCTTGTTAATTTATCATGGCTAACATTTTCAAGTTTGCACGATGATCTATGGCAAGAAAATTTGCCTTCTGTTGATAATAGTGCCATTCTGTAAGTATATATATGTTTCATAGCAATATCCTGACATTCTTTTCAAAAAAAGAAAAATCAGGATATTGTATTTTTATGAAATTTTTCTACTTTGCGTAACTCCTGTCAATAAATCCAACAGAAAAAGCACCAAAACAAATGACTTTCTGGTAATTTAAAAGCCTTAATGTTAAAATATTTTAAGAAATGAAACTAACCGTTTATACCTTAATGTA encodes:
- a CDS encoding transposase, coding for MKHIYTYRMALLSTEGKFSCHRSSCKLENVSHDKLTRFLSKADTNQEIDINSLPPNGTLIYDDTSISKLFAKNIEGVRYVWCSSLGKAIKGYTLIKIIYIYGNQIYNLADIIWQKEMGTKNEVIREKLIEFHSKGLKPKIVLFDCGYMACKSVNLINSLGWKYLTICKSNKIFEKQQIQTHKFFGGKSLYGKARGIYHQVQIVKHYNRYVMTNLNCNIKSHSGWNIYRKRWVIETIFRDLKTNLHLQECSSRSLKAQINHIQACMDAFLFLKNKYRDLKKFY